The following DNA comes from Bryobacteraceae bacterium.
GATTCGCGTGTTGGGGACGCCGGCCGAGGAGGGCGGCAGCGGCAAGGTGTACATGGCCCGCGCCGGGGCGTTCGACGGCGCCGACGTCGCGTTGACGTGGCACCCGGGCGACGCCAACCATGCATCGCTCGATTCGAGCCTTGCGAACATCACGGCGAAGTTCACGTTTCACGGGACGGCGTCGCATGCGGCGTCGGCGCCGGAGAACGGACGGTCCGCATTGGATGCAGTGATGCTGATGACCCACGCCGTGGAACTGCTGCGGGAGCATGTACCGCAAGAGACGCGGCTGCACTACATCGTGACCAACGGCGGCGCCGCGCCGAACATCGTGCCGGACACGGCGCAGGTGTATCTCTACGCGCGGCATCCGAAGATGACGGCCCTCGATGGAATCTGGGCGCGAGTGCTGAAGTGCGCCGGCGGGGCGGCCGTGGCGACGGGGACGCGCGTGGATACGGAACTCGTCAGTTCTGTTTGGGACGTGCTGCCGAACGATGCGTTGACGGCGCTGCTCGACCGGAACCTGCGGGCGGCGGGCGGTGTGACCTACACGGCTGAGGAGCGGGCGTTCGCCGCCAAACTGCGCGGCACGTTCGATCTTGCGGGCGCGCTGCCGTTGGGGAGTGAAGCCGGGGTGCGGGCAATGACGGATTCGCGCGGGCCGGGCGGGTCCACCGACGTGGGCGACGTGAGCTGGCTGCTGCCGACAGGACAGTTCACCACAGCGACGTACGTGCCGGGCACGCCGGGGCATAGCTGGCAATCGACGGCCTGCGCGGGTGCGGCGATTGGCCGCAAGGGGATGCTGGTGGCTGCGAAGACGCTCGCGCTGGCGGTTGCGGAATTGGCGGGAGACGCGCGTCAGGTTGCGGCGGCGCAGGCGGCGTTCGAAAGGCGGCGGGCCGGCGCCGAATACCGGTCGCGGATACCGGCGAATGCGAAGCCTCCCCTCGACTACCGAAAGAAGTGACGTGCGATAGAATGCAGGCGCCATGCTGAGACGCCACCTGCTTGCCGCCGCGCCCGCGTTCGTGCGGTCCCTGAGCGCACAGTCACGCCGGCCCAATGTGCTGTTCATCACGGCGGACGATCTCGGGCTGCAGATGAGCAGTTACGGGGAAACGCTCATCGAAACGCCGCATCTCGACCGTCTGGCCGGATCCGGCGTGCGCTTCCAGACGGCGTACGTGGTGCAGGCCTCGTGCAGCCCGTCGCGCAGCGGGATGTTCACCGGACTTTATCCGCATGCCAACGGGCAGTACGGGCTGGTGAACACCGGTCACCGGTTGCACAAGCATCTCCACAGAGCGACGATACCCTCGGTGCTGAAGCGGGCCGGGTATCGCACGGGGATCATCGGGAAGCTCCACGTGGCGCCCGAGGAGACGTTTCCATTCGACATGCGGGAGACGAACAACGCGCTGACCCGTGAGGTGCGGAAGGTGGCGGCGAAGGCGGCGGAGTTCTGGAGCGCTGGCTCGTCGGATCCGTTCTTTCTGATGGTGAACTATTCGGATCCGCACGCGTTCCGGCAATCGCCGGCATCGAGCGAATGGTATTTCCCGCCGCAGGTGGACGGGCTGCCGGCGCAGCCGTTGCGGCCGGGGCCGAAGACCCTGTTCCGGTTCCAGCAGATCGATACGGAGGGGCAGCGCGAGCGTACGGCGAACTACTACAACGCGATCAAGCGGCTGGACGACGGCGTCGGGATGCTGATGTCGGCGCTCGATAAGACGGGGCAGGCGGAGAACACGCTCGTGATGTTCATCGGGGATCACGGTCCGCCTTTCGCGCGGGGAAAGACCACCTGCTACGAATCGGGACTTCGGATTCCGTTCGTGGTGCTTTGGCCGGGAGTGTCGAAGACAGGGGCGTCGCCGGCCATGGTTTCGACCGTCGATATCGCACCCACCATCTACGACGCGGCGGGCGTGGACGCGCCCCTTGAGCTACACGGACGGTCGCTGCGGGATGCGGTGCGAAAGCCCGGATCGCGGGGGCGGGGGTATCTGGCCGGTGAGTTCCACATGCACGGGGCGCGACCGGTATATCCGCGGCGGGCGATCCGGGACGACCGCTACAAGCTGATCCATAACTTACTGGCGGGGAAGGCGAAGCCGTCGACGGGGATCGATGGCGACCATGCGTACCAGTGGTCGCGGGAGACGCGGTACGACGGGACGGCGGTTCGGAAGGCGTTCGATACGTTCGCCGACCCGCCGGAGTTCGAGCTATACGATTTGCGCAGCGACCCGATCGAGTTCAACAACCTCGCGGGGCGAAGCGAAACAACGGCCGTGGAG
Coding sequences within:
- a CDS encoding amidohydrolase, with translation MHLLLLLLATAPLAAELPAAARERILRKMDDTAPRYDEIARRIWEFAEVGYQETRSSALLQETLRGAGFTLRAGVAGAPTAFIAEWGSGKPVIALMAEFDALPGLSQQAGAAEKKPRAEAVAYGAGHGCGHNLLGTAVVFAAIAARDEMAERKLGGTIRVLGTPAEEGGSGKVYMARAGAFDGADVALTWHPGDANHASLDSSLANITAKFTFHGTASHAASAPENGRSALDAVMLMTHAVELLREHVPQETRLHYIVTNGGAAPNIVPDTAQVYLYARHPKMTALDGIWARVLKCAGGAAVATGTRVDTELVSSVWDVLPNDALTALLDRNLRAAGGVTYTAEERAFAAKLRGTFDLAGALPLGSEAGVRAMTDSRGPGGSTDVGDVSWLLPTGQFTTATYVPGTPGHSWQSTACAGAAIGRKGMLVAAKTLALAVAELAGDARQVAAAQAAFERRRAGAEYRSRIPANAKPPLDYRKK
- a CDS encoding sulfatase: MLRRHLLAAAPAFVRSLSAQSRRPNVLFITADDLGLQMSSYGETLIETPHLDRLAGSGVRFQTAYVVQASCSPSRSGMFTGLYPHANGQYGLVNTGHRLHKHLHRATIPSVLKRAGYRTGIIGKLHVAPEETFPFDMRETNNALTREVRKVAAKAAEFWSAGSSDPFFLMVNYSDPHAFRQSPASSEWYFPPQVDGLPAQPLRPGPKTLFRFQQIDTEGQRERTANYYNAIKRLDDGVGMLMSALDKTGQAENTLVMFIGDHGPPFARGKTTCYESGLRIPFVVLWPGVSKTGASPAMVSTVDIAPTIYDAAGVDAPLELHGRSLRDAVRKPGSRGRGYLAGEFHMHGARPVYPRRAIRDDRYKLIHNLLAGKAKPSTGIDGDHAYQWSRETRYDGTAVRKAFDTFADPPEFELYDLRSDPIEFNNLAGRSETTAVERRMKEALHRWRVETKDPCLDLGFIPQLAAPAG